In Camelina sativa cultivar DH55 chromosome 13, Cs, whole genome shotgun sequence, the genomic window GAGCTATGGATGGGACTCATGTGTGCGTCAAAGTAAAGCCTGAGTTGCAACAAATGCATTGGAATCGACACGATAATGCATCATTGAACATCATGGAaatatgtgatttgaatatGTTATTCACATATATTTGGAATGGAGCACCAGGTTCATGCCATAATACAGCTGTTTTGCAAATGACCCAACAAAGTGATTTTGGATTTCCTTTGCCTCATATTAGAGAAGTATTATCTCGTTGATTCTAGATATCCAAATAAACAAGGATTTCTCGCTCCTTATAGATCATCGCGAAATCGTGTTGTGAGATATCATATGTCTCAATTCTATTTTGGTCCCCCTCTCAGGAATAAACATGAATTATTCAACCAATGTCATGTATCTTTACGATCTGTTATCGAGATAACTTTTggagtttggaagaaaaaatgGAGGATTCTTTCTGATTTTCGAAGATATAATGTtcacgttaaaaaaaaaagtggttatGGCTACAGTGGGATTACATAATTTcatcagaatttcaaaattttctaatgCAGATTTCACAGATGTAATGACTGAGACAAATAtaaacaacataatttttttttttcaacctaacgttaaactagaaaataactccaagattggttgcccaaaccggaggataagagtttacaaagaaGTCAAACAACATAATTTTTGAGCATGATATAGGTGATATAGATGCAACAGAAATAGCAGATGGAGAACATATGACGCAAATAAGAGACAATATTGCAAATATGTTATCGGAAAATCAAAGTACTCGATAATCAATCTTTTAATGTGTTGTAAGTTTTATGATTGAAATCTTGAATCGAGATGAAagattttatatgttaaaaatttgaactttatttttgaactatttagatatttaagcttcaaaaatatataaaaatgtatatttattaaaatatatatacaataaaattagtaaaataatatgaaatctgCCATTTAAAcagtttttcaccaatcaaacattattttgtccCGCTTATTATGCATAAACCGCAGTTGTtccacaaatattttttccttGCAAATACCGCAGTTGAACCATTCCGCACTGTAAAACCGCTTGTCCCGCACGGTCAATTACGCTGTCACCATTTGGATCCTGTTTGTACTGCATATTTTGCattaaccgcacttgtcccacAAATACTTTTGTCCCGCACGTACCTCAGTTcaaccgtaccgcactatcaaATCATTTGTCCCACACAACCAAATTTGTTGTTACCATTCACACCCTATATATAGTGTAACACAGCcacaaacattattaaaaaaaacacatctcaGTTTCATCTCTATTATACggtaaatcatttatttaattattaggtGGACAACAATTATCATCTTAGAAAACTTAGGAATAAATAATGAACATgttaatagtttatattatacgataaatatattctcataatattttacattttctccGCCGTCAATATTTATAcactactttttttgtttttgttttaaaggaGATATAAGTAAATAAGTTTAGCACTTATCATGATTAAATAAAGTTGTAGGCGAGTAATAAAACATAAgtatttaaactaaattatacttgTATCGTTagcattataaaaaaaaacatctttcttctttaccttCTCCttcttggaatttttttttctttaagctTCAAATTACACAGAAGAATATAATAGAGATAAAAAaacatctttcttcttcgtcaagaATTCTGCATATTTTtgggacaaagaaaaaataggTAAGATAATGAGAGCATGTATTAGAGTTTTAtgagggagaaaaaaaatttctcatgTTGATTTATCGTTTTCTACAGATAGACCAACgaatatgtcatttaaaccatgaactttcaaaattTGGTCATTTAAATCATGATGAAATCTGCCCTTTAAAcagtttttcaccaatcaaaccaTGATGGATCATTtacaaattttggttatttaaatttCTGGTTTAAATAAcagaaatttgaaagttcatggtttaaattacatacatttacaagttcatagtttaaatggcctatatttgaaactttatggtttaaatgacattttttcgaATTAAAACTTCCATTAAAATGACGTCGTTTTGTCAGTAACGGAATGATTAACGGCATAGCAATATATGTTAGTAGGTCAATTATCAGATTTAACGTCATGTATTTTTTGGCTTGATTAACAaaatttcatgtttaaaaaaactaatcaacaaaagttgatgttttaagcCTACAACAAAATTCATAGTTTAAAtgaccaaaatttgaaaattcttagtttaaatgacattttctcCTTAAAAATATTGGTCATTTAgggtattaatttataaagaatcgAAAGTCTAAGggtttaaaataaacaaaccatTCTCCCGCGTATAGAATATAATTTCGATCAAACTTGAGGtctttattgttatattttctttcttctctctttcagcaaaaacctaaaaatttctCCTTTGTCACACTCTTCTCCGTCCAATTCTCTCCATGGATCGTTCTGTAAATCTCCTCGACTTAGCCTTAGGGTTTGATGAGCAGCAGCTAGCCAATCAATCGCCACTAAATGGGAAAGTAGTACTAATCGAAGACTGTGTAGAGACGAGTGGCTCGTTCGTGCTTCACCAGTTGATGAAACGTGTTCTCTCCCCTAATTCCTCTGACGCCCTAATCTTTCTCGCTTTTGCTCGCCCTTTCTCTCATTATGATCGAATCTTGCGTAAACTGgtaaaagtttcaatctttttatactttttttgtcTCAATTTTTTACATACATTGCTTTTCTCAGTGTTGTGCCATTGTAACAGGGATGTAATTTAGCTACCCACAAGACGAATAATCGATTGGTGTTCTTTGACATGCTGATGGTTAAGTGCTCAGGTGAGACTTTTCAGGTAAACACAGTAGATTTGATAAGAGAAATAGAGTATAGCTAATGGCTTAATTTCACATCAGCTTAGTTAACAAGTTAGTTAGTCTTTGATAAAGCATACTTAAAAGTGTATTGGCCTTGGAAATTAGGGGAGCTCTAGAACAAATCTCCTAACTTTTGGGTTCATTTTGGTGATCTTCATTATTTCATCAGCGCTTCTTCTTTGAAAGCAAACGATTTAAAGAAATAGAGTAGCAGTTGTCTCTCTTCTCTGTGAATTCAGATTCTGAACCAGTGGATTGTATTGTGAACACAATGATGATTGATGAGTTTTGGTGGGGTTAGCTTAGATTCTACCTCAagatttttacttttgttatcacACGAATTTGATTTCATCGACTTGTAGTGGAcgtttcattgttttgtttttgtgttgttatcGACCATAACTCTATTTTTTCAGAGCTGAATACACTTTTCTTTTACTGAAATCTTTTTAACAGATGGTGATAAAGTGGAAGACAATGTGAGTGCAGTTGCAAAACTATTTCGGGAGATACAAGAAACCGTTCGAAAGCTACAGAGTGTAGCAAGTGGTAACATAACCGTTATGGTGGATGATATGTCTCTCCTGGAAATTGCTACTACCGGCAGCAATTCAGATCACGTCTTGGACTTCCTGCACTATTGCCACACCTTAAGTTCTGAAAGCGTAAGTCAGAGAGGCTGTAACCCATTTGTGAAGTACATTAtaggttttttcttctttttgagtcttttaacGGGCAATCTTTATATTTCTCTGAAGACAGAATTGTTCATTGGTCATTCTCAATCATGAAGATATATACGCGAGTATGGAGAGACCTGCGTTTTTGCTACAGATGGTGTGTCTTGCAGATGTTGTGATAAAGGCAGGGCCTTTAGCCTCTGGTTTAGCTAATGATGTACATGGCCAAGTAAGTGTAATCAcaatactctttttcctcaaaatcattaattgaagcttttgtttgatattttcttggTGTTTAAATGATTTTTGTCATCTTATTTTGCATATGCAGTTGACTGTTTTGAACAAGGGCATAAGCAATTCAGGACGAGGAAGCTCGAGGAACAAGTTGCAGAATTTTCAATTTAGGATCAAGGAGAATGGTATCGATTATTTTTATCCTGGCTGCAGAAGCTGATGATTACTTCTATCCTGGTTGCAtctagaaattttgttttgttttcctgaGGAAGCTATTGCTCTTAGGTTTAAAGATTCTGTACTCTGCTCACATTTCTTCCAAGGTGTCTTCTGGTTATCAGTTTCTTACTTTACGAGTCGAACACTTTGAGACACAAATGCTATACTGATCACTCGTCTCCCATGACAGACCCAAGACTTACAAAAGTGATAGATAATATTGTAAACTACTATGCATATGAACGACACAAAAACATGTGCTTCTGTTCTGTTGGTACATAAGATGATACGTTGTATGATCGCCTTCTCATCTAAGGCTCAAAACTGGCCACGCACCAGGAGATGGCAGAGCAGGGCGGATCACAGGAACCCTTCTTACCTCTGTGAACACTTGATTGAGTCGGGCTGCCTGACTCATCACCTGCGACGCCTTCTGCATAGATCATAAACAACACAAGATGTGATAGTGATACAAGAAAACACCACCAAACGAATAACAGCTGAAGGAAAATATCAAATCTCATCACTTTCTACGGGTGATGCCCCAAgcattttttgttcttcattcaGACAAATTACAAGAACAAGTtaactacaaaatatataagcCAGGACATGACAATTATCAAACCAAACTCAAACTTAAATGCTAGAGATCAAGTCAGACCAATAGCATCAACGCAACATAATAGAGGAGAGATTCATCCTCAAAACGAATCATTGTAGACTAGCTTACCAACTTCAAGCAAAATGATAACACAAGGCTGAAAGTTGAATATAGTGTACCTTATCATCAATTGTAACTTTAAGGTTGAACCTTTGAGGGTTCTTTTTCGTATCATACAACCTCCGCCGTCCCAATAGAACAAAACCAATCACTGCTGCAGCCAAAGAAACAGACCAAACTGGATCAACCCTAGATGCAGAGTACTTGAGAAGCAAAAATGGCACCTTCCACCACACTGTCTCTCTACTATCACACTCATCACCAGATCTCACATCCCCAACTTCTACAGTAGATACAACTCTACTATGAGAAACAATCTCATCTTCACCATTCACAATCCGAGAAACCAATTCATCACCCCCTGAATCAGATTCAGACCAAGACTTGCTCGAATCCTCAATAGGCTCTTCAACACCAGTTCCATCAGCAGCAGCCTCACTCTTGAGGTGCTTCTCATCAAGAGCTTCAAAAACACATACCCTGACCTCACTATCACCCCAAATCTCCTCTTCCTGATTCAGAGGATCCGACCCGTAATTGACCCGGAAAGAATCAGGAGGTTCCAAAACACCGTAATGGATCGTATCAACAGAGAAATGATCAGAGAGGATCTTACCAACGCCGATTACACTTGAACTCTCCAGTTTCTTCTCTGACGTGATAGAATCAGTTGGTTCCGTGTCAGAGCCATGAAGCAGCTCCCAATCAAACAACTCCTCCACCTCCATGAACCCTAACGAAAGCCCTAAAATTTGCTGTTGATGATCCCAATTAGCCCACCCCAAGGTTCTTTTATTTATCTCTTGCTGCTGGACCAGAGTGATTACTGCCGATTACTAATTGGCTACGTGTCACCTCTCAACTAGATTCGCGGCACGCTATCATGTGTAACCAAAATGGTACAGTGATTTTAACTATTGTACCACattttaatttgattcaaaTGGATAATTAATATAACCAAATTGTAAAAGCATACATGGACAATTCAACACAAATTCACAAGCTCCATCAAATAatacaagtcttttttttttctgtaacatctaggtatttaaaaaataaaaattaattaaactgtGAAAGTGAAATACAAAGTATTAACCATTaactttttgataaaaaaaaaaagaaaaaccattaAGGCATTAAGAGCATTATTGCTAAGGAGTTGGGTTTGAGctccaaaatattaataaaacctCATATATGAGTCTATATATGAGTCTATGAGACTGAGAATCGGTTCTTTCGGAAGCATTCCGAGCAACCCTAAGAGAACGCTACATGGCGTCTCCTGAATGGTGGAttcagaaatataaaatagaatttttttttctcttatttctttttcCCTTTATTGCCGACTGTTtctatctcttctctctcccttcctTTGGAGATAAAACATGCGTTGGCGAGATCGTACTCTATCTGGAAGCCTGTTTTGATCTCATTTTCTCCAATGAATGGAGAATCACCTAAATTTTCCCGTCTCCGGGTGATTTTAGCCACCAGCGTAGGTTCTCATCAGGTTCGTACAACAGCTTTCAAAGatcaaattagttttcttttcccGGAGAGATTTGTTGTGCTCTGTCTATGTGAGAATGAATCTGAGGCCGTTGGGTTTCAGGTTGAGCTATTAGAGAATGTTTGATCCAACTGTTTTGAGGTTCAGATCGAATTTAGTTGTTATATGCTTCCAACTAGTTTTGTTGATTGGTTTGTGTCATGTGAATTTTGGGCAACAAAAGGCATTCTTTTCATATGTTGATGATTGCTTCTGCTGTATTCTCATGGTcaatagaagaaagaagaagattggtatTAGTGTAAGTTTGCATTTTCAAGCATCAGTTTTTGTTAGTTTGTGCAGAGCTCTGAGGTCAGTCTATATTGCATTTTCTTTGACAGCCTTTACTTGAAGCAAACATAAAGGAACCCAAGAAGCTTCAAGTCCTTGATTCCAAAGATATTTCAAGAAGAAACACCATGTTGTATCTCACGACTGGATTCCTTGGAGGGATCAACATTCTCCATGGTGAAGCCGCAGAAGCTCGAGTAGGGAGAAAGGAGAACAGGAAAAAAGCAATGGAGAAGCTGATGGCGAAGGCGAAAGAGTCAGAGCCGCCCAACAAGTCAGAAAACCAAAAGATAGAGAAAGagttagagaaagaagaagtattTCCTctacttcctcctcctcttgtgGTGGAGGCAAACATGTTTCAATAAGCTATCTccctcactctctcttttgtttactCATAGAGACACAATGTGTGAGAATCAAAAGCTTTTCATTCCAACACCCAATTGAGTAAATGACACTACATGCTGTTCTGTGCTATAGGTTTCCTATTATTACAAAACgtgttaatataaaaaaagtgaagatgatgacaaaagATAAAGAGTAGAAACATGACTAGCTAGGTGATCTTTTTGTCCATGTTTGTGATGAGATTCTTCATCTGAAACCTCCAGAAACAGAAGTAAGCGAAACCAAAGCCGATCAACACATACAACCAAATCTTATCTTCGCCACCTTCCTAAAACAGAAGTAAGCGAAACCAAAGCTGATCAAAgcataacatgatagtggaagacgaacgacatgacTACAATTTCTACTATCCAACGGAATTCCATCACGGAGAAGGAAGTGGAAGTTCTCATGTCGATTTATCATATTCTACAGATATGCCAACAAATCTACATAATATGATGGGCATTCGAAATGAGGTTCATGATACACAAATGCATGATCTTTTGgaaaaagacttgattgagcatatctggCAAAACTTTGGTGCAACcgcacaataaatcttatttcaaattctgtttaatatgtttaatattttgaatattataaaatgtttttactatttcgaattttgtaaaatatgtttaatattcttaagtttgtaaaatttaattgttttctattttatgtaatataaaaaacataaataattgtCTTGtcattttgtataattaaagtttgataattaataaacacaaattaaaaaattattatttaaatgcttGAGCAACCTTCTTTTGAGTTCTCTATTAATAGggtgattttgcttaagtttCTCTTAAGGTTACTTTACttagtttagtattaattatataattaattaatatgagagtAACTATGGAGGGTTGCTCCACTAACGATGGTCTAACTATCTtcttctgagtttttttttcttttctctcaccTCTCCTAGACACATGGTTATCTTTGTAGATCTGATTTCATTAGGCTCATCCGAATGATTTCATTCCGACTAAGAAGCAAGACAACAAGGCAGATGCGACGTGGCCAATCCGGAAATGCAC contains:
- the LOC104737005 gene encoding uncharacterized protein LOC104737005, producing MEVEELFDWELLHGSDTEPTDSITSEKKLESSSVIGVGKILSDHFSVDTIHYGVLEPPDSFRVNYGSDPLNQEEEIWGDSEVRVCVFEALDEKHLKSEAAADGTGVEEPIEDSSKSWSESDSGGDELVSRIVNGEDEIVSHSRVVSTVEVGDVRSGDECDSRETVWWKVPFLLLKYSASRVDPVWSVSLAAAVIGFVLLGRRRLYDTKKNPQRFNLKVTIDDKKASQVMSQAARLNQVFTEVRRVPVIRPALPSPGAWPVLSLR
- the LOC104737006 gene encoding elongator complex protein 6-like, whose protein sequence is MDRSVNLLDLALGFDEQQLANQSPLNGKVVLIEDCVETSGSFVLHQLMKRVLSPNSSDALIFLAFARPFSHYDRILRKLGCNLATHKTNNRLVFFDMLMVKCSDGDKVEDNVSAVAKLFREIQETVRKLQSVASGNITVMVDDMSLLEIATTGSNSDHVLDFLHYCHTLSSESNCSLVILNHEDIYASMERPAFLLQMVCLADVVIKAGPLASGLANDVHGQLTVLNKGISNSGRGSSRNKLQNFQFRIKENGIDYFYPGCRS
- the LOC104737007 gene encoding uncharacterized protein LOC104737007, translated to MNGESPKFSRLRVILATSVGSHQAFFSYVDDCFCCILMVNRRKKKIGISPLLEANIKEPKKLQVLDSKDISRRNTMLYLTTGFLGGINILHGEAAEARVGRKENRKKAMEKLMAKAKESEPPNKSENQKIEKELEKEEVFPLLPPPLVVEANMFQ